In a genomic window of Streptomyces koelreuteriae:
- a CDS encoding MaoC family dehydratase N-terminal domain-containing protein produces MALDQSFVGRTYPPTAPYEVGREKIREFAEAVGDANPAYTDAEAAKELGHPDVIAPPTFVFSITFKAAGQVVQDPQLGLDYSRVVHGDQKFAYRRPVRAGDRLTVTSTIEAVKSLAGNDILDIRGEVHDEAGEHVVTAWTKLVARAAEEA; encoded by the coding sequence ATGGCGCTCGACCAGTCCTTCGTGGGGCGGACGTACCCGCCCACCGCGCCCTACGAGGTGGGCCGGGAGAAGATCCGTGAGTTCGCCGAGGCGGTCGGGGACGCCAACCCGGCGTACACGGACGCGGAGGCGGCCAAGGAGCTCGGCCACCCCGACGTGATCGCGCCGCCGACCTTCGTCTTCTCGATCACCTTCAAGGCCGCCGGCCAGGTCGTCCAGGACCCCCAGCTCGGCCTGGACTACAGCCGGGTGGTGCACGGCGACCAGAAGTTCGCCTACCGCCGCCCGGTCCGCGCCGGCGACCGGCTCACGGTCACCTCGACCATCGAGGCCGTCAAGTCCCTCGCGGGCAACGACATCCTGGACATCCGCGGCGAGGTCCACGACGAGGCCGGCGAGCACGTCGTGACCGCCTGGACCAAGCTCGTGGCCCGCGCGGCCGAGGAGGCGTGA
- the rpmG gene encoding 50S ribosomal protein L33: MAATDVRPKITLACVECKERNYITKKNRRNNPDRLEMKKHCPRCNAHTAHRETR; this comes from the coding sequence GTGGCTGCCACCGACGTCCGCCCGAAGATCACGCTGGCCTGCGTGGAGTGCAAGGAGCGGAACTACATCACCAAGAAGAACCGGCGTAACAACCCGGACCGTCTTGAGATGAAGAAGCACTGCCCGCGTTGCAATGCGCACACCGCGCACCGCGAAACGCGATAA
- a CDS encoding amidohydrolase family protein, which translates to MPDSRPQPPPPPSSSSPGPADPSSLLLCGARLTDGRTVDVRLGGGHIEAVGTAGSLAAGGTRACGARVDLGGYLLLPAPAEPHAHADTALSADAEGPVSYEPQDVQRRATEAALLQLGHGATALRAHVRVGDVQGLGALEAVLQARRALRGLAELTTVAMPRVLTGVAGADGLAVLRDAVKMGASVVGGRPDLDPDPTGYVEAVLEVASEHGCPVDLHTDAGDPARLARLAAMAGGLRPGVTLSPCGDLGRLPTEVASRTADQLAAAGVAVVCLPQGGCGGVDHRGTAPVRLLRAAGVRVAAGSGALRDVSNPVGRGDPLEAAFLLASRYGLAPEEAYDAVSGSARAVLGLPEVRVEAGFPAELLAVRGDRLAGALSLAYSRVVVHRGRVVARTSAVREYCDSAAAAELGLPRQGRGQVS; encoded by the coding sequence ATGCCCGACAGCCGGCCGCAGCCGCCACCGCCCCCGTCGTCGTCCTCGCCGGGTCCGGCCGACCCGTCGTCGCTGCTGCTGTGCGGGGCGCGGCTGACCGACGGCCGGACCGTGGACGTACGGCTGGGCGGCGGGCACATCGAGGCGGTCGGGACGGCCGGCAGCCTGGCGGCGGGCGGCACGCGCGCGTGCGGGGCGCGGGTGGACCTCGGCGGCTATCTGCTCCTGCCGGCCCCGGCCGAACCGCACGCCCACGCCGACACGGCCCTGTCGGCCGACGCCGAGGGCCCCGTCTCGTACGAGCCGCAGGACGTGCAGCGCCGGGCGACCGAGGCCGCGCTGCTCCAGCTCGGGCACGGGGCGACGGCGCTGCGGGCCCACGTGCGCGTGGGGGACGTCCAGGGACTCGGCGCGCTGGAGGCGGTGTTGCAGGCACGGCGGGCGCTACGGGGCCTGGCCGAGCTGACGACGGTGGCGATGCCCCGGGTGCTGACCGGGGTGGCCGGGGCGGACGGGCTGGCGGTGCTGCGGGACGCGGTGAAGATGGGCGCCTCGGTGGTGGGCGGCCGGCCCGACCTCGACCCGGATCCGACGGGGTACGTGGAGGCGGTCCTGGAGGTGGCCTCCGAGCACGGCTGCCCCGTCGACCTGCACACGGACGCCGGGGACCCGGCGCGGCTGGCCCGGCTCGCGGCGATGGCGGGCGGACTGCGCCCCGGCGTGACCCTGAGCCCGTGCGGCGATCTCGGACGGCTGCCCACCGAGGTGGCCTCTCGGACGGCCGACCAGCTCGCGGCGGCCGGGGTGGCGGTGGTGTGCCTGCCGCAGGGCGGCTGCGGTGGCGTGGACCACCGGGGCACGGCTCCCGTACGGCTGCTGCGCGCGGCCGGGGTGCGGGTGGCCGCCGGGAGCGGGGCGCTGCGGGACGTGTCGAACCCCGTGGGGCGTGGCGACCCGCTGGAGGCGGCGTTCCTGCTGGCCTCGCGCTACGGCCTGGCGCCCGAGGAGGCGTACGACGCGGTGAGCGGGTCGGCGCGGGCGGTGCTGGGGCTGCCCGAGGTGCGCGTGGAGGCGGGCTTCCCGGCCGAACTGCTCGCGGTGCGCGGGGACCGGCTGGCGGGGGCGCTCTCGCTGGCGTACAGCCGGGTGGTGGTGCACCGGGGGCGTGTGGTGGCACGGACCAGCGCGGTGCGGGAGTACTGCGATTCGGCGGCCGCGGCGGAACTGGGGCTGCCGCGGCAGGGGCGGGGGCAAGTGTCGTAA
- a CDS encoding NAD(P)H-binding protein, translating into MRIVIAGGHGQIALRLERLLAARGDEVAGIIRKAEQSDDLREAGAEPVVLDLESASVDEVAERLRGADAAVFAAGAGPGSGTARKDTVDKAAAVLFADAAVKAGVRRLVVVSSMGADPRHEGDEIFDVYLRAKGEADAYVRGLNALDWTILRPGQLTDDAGTGLVRLEARTGRGPIPRDDVAAVLAELVDTAATAGLTLELISGPAPVSVAVKSVAGN; encoded by the coding sequence ATGCGCATTGTCATCGCTGGTGGTCATGGTCAGATCGCGTTGCGGCTGGAGCGGTTGCTCGCCGCGCGCGGGGACGAGGTCGCGGGGATCATCCGCAAGGCCGAACAGTCCGACGATCTGCGGGAGGCCGGTGCCGAACCGGTCGTGCTCGACCTGGAGTCGGCGTCCGTGGACGAGGTCGCGGAGCGGCTACGGGGTGCCGACGCGGCGGTCTTCGCGGCCGGCGCGGGTCCGGGTAGCGGGACGGCCCGCAAGGACACGGTGGACAAGGCCGCGGCGGTCCTCTTCGCGGACGCGGCGGTGAAGGCGGGCGTACGGCGCCTGGTGGTCGTGTCGTCCATGGGCGCCGACCCTCGGCACGAGGGCGACGAGATCTTCGACGTGTACCTGCGCGCCAAGGGCGAGGCGGACGCGTATGTGCGCGGCCTGAACGCCCTGGACTGGACGATCCTGCGGCCCGGTCAGCTCACGGACGACGCCGGCACCGGCCTCGTCCGCCTGGAGGCGCGTACGGGCCGCGGGCCGATCCCGCGTGACGACGTGGCCGCCGTACTGGCGGAGTTGGTGGACACCGCCGCGACGGCCGGGCTCACCCTGGAGCTGATCAGCGGACCGGCGCCGGTGTCCGTGGCGGTGAAGTCGGTGGCGGGGAACTGA